Proteins encoded in a region of the Isosphaeraceae bacterium EP7 genome:
- a CDS encoding HD domain-containing protein, which yields MLPKQIAGIPIPDSSLTTEATELVRDNESDLLFDHSLRVYLFGALQGKRLGLSYDAELLYLGAIFHDLGLTEKFRSPDERFEVDGANAAKQFMTRHGLTEASIEIVWDAIALHTTPGIPRWKKPEVALVTAGVELDVLGMGYEDIDADSRQQVLAAFPRVDFKQGIVRAFADGIAHKPQTAFGNVKADVLEKLLPGYVRPNFCEMIAGSPFRT from the coding sequence ATGCTCCCCAAGCAAATTGCCGGCATTCCCATCCCGGATAGCTCGCTGACGACCGAGGCGACGGAGTTGGTGCGCGACAATGAGTCGGATCTGCTCTTCGATCATTCGTTGCGTGTCTACCTCTTTGGAGCGTTGCAGGGAAAGCGCCTCGGCCTGAGCTATGACGCCGAACTCCTCTATCTAGGCGCCATTTTCCATGACCTCGGCCTGACAGAAAAGTTTCGCAGCCCGGACGAGCGGTTCGAGGTCGACGGCGCCAACGCGGCAAAGCAATTCATGACGCGGCACGGACTGACCGAGGCCTCGATCGAGATCGTCTGGGACGCGATCGCCCTGCATACCACGCCGGGAATTCCTCGATGGAAGAAACCCGAAGTCGCCCTGGTCACGGCCGGCGTCGAGCTGGACGTCCTGGGCATGGGATACGAAGACATCGATGCGGACTCCCGACAGCAGGTCCTGGCGGCATTCCCGCGTGTGGACTTCAAACAGGGGATCGTCCGGGCGTTTGCCGACGGGATTGCCCACAAGCCCCAGACCGCCTTCGGCAATGTCAAGGCCGACGTGCTCGAGAAGCTCCTGCCGGGTTACGTACGCCCCAACTTCTGCGAGATGATCGCCGGGTCGCCATTCCGAACCTGA